The following proteins are encoded in a genomic region of Fimbriimonadaceae bacterium:
- a CDS encoding FAD-dependent oxidoreductase, producing the protein MRVAVVGAGFAGLRAAMLLESTGHEVVVLEARGRVGGRASTVRVGGGFYEAGGEWIDADHHRVAGLLAEFGQEPEPCDQWPGRVVYQGEAAPEDAPWSDAATDLDAVEEAAVALCRRMPAEPADDQAWAHVDQKSLGAWLDQHCASRRGRWLAEGVFRSDEGEDTGRVGLLGWLEGYRHYLDREEGVMSAFRFPEGAEGLCERMAASLDQPVSFGWRLRSVEQGEDCVALWSDNEVVVADRAVITLPPSVLRDIDFGPEPVPQQEAWAAVTGARTVKVALRFEHRFWEGSPRTLADLPFQQVWDGGRGDLPLLCTYICGDGADAVRRADDPVQHVLRWVGEVFPGAAAAFVEGWLHDWVGDDHARGGYTCLTPGSSRLRRWLREPVGRAHLAGEGTSDWIGFYEGALESAERVTREVLDAN; encoded by the coding sequence GTGAGGGTCGCCGTGGTCGGGGCCGGGTTCGCGGGGCTCCGCGCCGCCATGTTGCTGGAGTCGACTGGCCACGAAGTCGTCGTGCTGGAGGCTCGGGGTCGTGTCGGGGGGCGGGCCAGCACGGTGCGCGTCGGCGGTGGGTTCTATGAGGCCGGTGGCGAATGGATCGACGCCGACCACCATCGGGTCGCCGGGTTGCTGGCGGAGTTTGGCCAGGAGCCGGAGCCCTGCGACCAGTGGCCGGGGCGGGTCGTGTACCAAGGCGAGGCGGCACCGGAGGACGCCCCGTGGTCCGACGCGGCGACTGATCTCGACGCCGTCGAGGAGGCGGCCGTCGCCCTGTGCCGGCGGATGCCCGCCGAACCCGCCGACGACCAGGCGTGGGCCCACGTCGACCAAAAGTCTCTTGGCGCCTGGCTCGACCAGCACTGTGCCAGCCGACGCGGCCGCTGGCTGGCCGAGGGCGTCTTTCGGAGCGACGAAGGGGAAGACACCGGGCGCGTCGGCTTGCTGGGCTGGTTGGAGGGCTACCGGCACTACCTCGACCGGGAGGAAGGGGTGATGAGCGCGTTCCGGTTTCCCGAGGGTGCGGAAGGGCTCTGCGAACGCATGGCGGCTAGCCTGGACCAACCCGTCTCGTTCGGCTGGCGTCTCCGTTCGGTCGAGCAGGGAGAAGACTGTGTCGCCCTTTGGTCGGACAACGAGGTCGTCGTGGCCGACCGTGCCGTCATCACCTTGCCGCCTTCCGTCCTACGGGACATCGATTTCGGCCCGGAACCGGTGCCCCAGCAGGAGGCCTGGGCCGCCGTCACAGGGGCCCGGACCGTCAAGGTCGCCCTGCGGTTTGAGCACCGGTTTTGGGAAGGGTCGCCGCGCACGTTGGCCGACCTGCCGTTCCAGCAGGTGTGGGACGGGGGCCGAGGCGACTTGCCTCTCCTGTGCACCTACATCTGCGGCGACGGGGCCGACGCGGTGCGCCGGGCCGACGACCCTGTCCAACACGTCCTCCGGTGGGTCGGCGAGGTGTTCCCCGGGGCGGCGGCTGCCTTCGTCGAGGGCTGGCTGCACGATTGGGTCGGAGACGACCACGCCCGCGGCGGTTACACGTGCCTGACCCCCGGGTCGTCGCGCCTCCGCCGGTGGTTGCGTGAACCGGTCGGCCGGGCCCACCTGGCCGGGGAAGGCACCTCCGACTGGATCGGCTTTTACGAAGGCGCGTTGGAAAGCGCGGAGCGGGTGACCCGCGAGGTACTGGATGCAAACTGA
- a CDS encoding amidohydrolase yields MQTDYTLNDGRAVLAVRDGIFVTPGGGRPEPLPGAYVGPAFVDCHCHVLPAGLHLHSLDLRGTTSHEEVLDRVAQRHRDQPDGWLLAVQYDQNRFADGRHLTAAQLDAITKERPVVLRHFNGHAGVANSAALAAAGVGPDTPDPSGGVYRRGPDGRPDGVLLEHALDHVMASSPAPDLEQMVAAILAAGESMASMGVGTATDMMTGYVDLETELTAYRLASERGCAVRLRLFVQWRDLFGRRAMPQERLREHLAAMDPARCRVEGAKIFSDGAIASGTAAIHGEFKTGGSGQLIYSPERLHEMVRVADEAGWRIAVHSIGDRATDHVADAFSQTQDPTRHRIEHAMILSDAQIDRLAKLGAHVAMQPEFLVQNGVAYRKQLADHVSPLLNRTRSVLDAGISLSLSSDRPVVAGDPLVGVRAAVDRPEGFDPREDLTWDEALSLYTAGASDANGDTGQGRLDEGCRADFAVFDRDVRDGGTCQALWVAGKPVWRRRLD; encoded by the coding sequence ATGCAAACTGACTACACACTCAACGACGGAAGGGCCGTCTTGGCCGTCCGCGACGGGATCTTCGTCACTCCCGGCGGCGGTCGGCCCGAACCGCTTCCCGGCGCCTATGTCGGCCCCGCGTTCGTCGACTGCCATTGCCATGTCCTTCCCGCCGGCCTGCACCTGCACAGCCTGGACTTGCGCGGCACGACCTCCCATGAGGAGGTGCTGGACCGGGTCGCCCAGAGACACCGCGACCAGCCGGACGGTTGGCTGCTCGCCGTCCAGTACGACCAGAACCGTTTTGCCGACGGGCGGCACCTGACCGCCGCCCAACTCGACGCGATCACCAAGGAGAGGCCGGTCGTCCTCCGCCACTTCAACGGTCACGCCGGTGTGGCGAACTCGGCCGCGCTGGCCGCTGCCGGAGTCGGGCCCGACACGCCAGACCCCAGCGGCGGGGTCTACCGTCGCGGCCCCGACGGCCGACCCGACGGCGTCCTGCTGGAGCACGCCCTCGACCACGTGATGGCGTCCAGCCCGGCCCCCGACCTGGAGCAAATGGTCGCCGCCATCCTCGCCGCCGGCGAGTCCATGGCCAGCATGGGCGTCGGCACGGCGACGGACATGATGACCGGGTACGTCGACCTTGAGACCGAACTGACCGCCTATCGCCTGGCCAGCGAACGGGGCTGCGCCGTCCGGCTACGGCTCTTCGTCCAGTGGCGTGACCTGTTCGGCCGTCGCGCCATGCCCCAGGAGCGCTTGCGCGAGCACCTCGCGGCGATGGACCCCGCCCGGTGCCGGGTGGAGGGGGCGAAGATCTTCTCCGACGGGGCGATCGCCTCGGGCACTGCGGCGATCCACGGCGAGTTCAAGACCGGCGGCAGCGGTCAGCTCATTTACTCGCCTGAGCGTCTCCACGAGATGGTACGCGTCGCCGACGAGGCCGGCTGGCGGATCGCGGTCCACTCCATTGGCGACCGGGCCACCGACCACGTGGCCGACGCGTTCAGCCAGACCCAAGACCCCACCCGCCACCGGATCGAGCACGCCATGATCCTCAGCGACGCCCAAATCGACCGCTTGGCCAAGCTCGGCGCCCATGTGGCGATGCAACCCGAGTTTCTCGTCCAGAACGGCGTGGCCTATCGCAAGCAGTTGGCCGACCACGTCTCCCCGCTCCTCAATCGGACGCGCAGCGTTCTCGACGCGGGTATCAGCCTGTCGCTCAGCTCCGACCGGCCTGTCGTGGCGGGCGACCCGCTTGTCGGCGTCCGGGCCGCGGTCGACCGGCCCGAAGGATTCGACCCGAGGGAGGACTTGACGTGGGACGAAGCCCTGTCCCTTTACACTGCTGGGGCGTCCGACGCGAACGGGGACACAGGGCAGGGACGGCTGGACGAAGGGTGCCGGGCCGACTTCGCCGTCTTCGACCGGGATGTCCGGGACGGCGGGACCTGCCAGGCCCTGTGGGTGGCAGGCAAGCCCGTATGGCGACGCCGGTTGGACTGA
- a CDS encoding gluconokinase — protein sequence MRVVVCGVSGAGKTVVGKKLAVALDCPFVDADDYHSAANKAKMAGHVPLTDEDRWPWLDALNQVLRERADVVLACSALKQVYRDRLEAGVGDVRWVALVGSREVIQRRVDARVGHFMPADMLASQLATWEPLTSGVSVNVAGTVDETVQKALAGLRH from the coding sequence ATGAGGGTCGTCGTCTGCGGAGTCTCGGGGGCGGGGAAGACGGTCGTCGGCAAGAAGTTGGCCGTCGCATTGGATTGCCCGTTTGTCGACGCGGACGACTACCACTCCGCGGCCAACAAGGCCAAGATGGCGGGCCACGTCCCCCTGACCGACGAGGACCGCTGGCCTTGGCTCGACGCCCTTAACCAGGTGCTGAGGGAACGTGCCGACGTCGTCCTTGCCTGCTCGGCGCTCAAGCAGGTGTACCGTGACCGCCTGGAGGCCGGGGTAGGCGACGTGCGCTGGGTCGCCCTGGTCGGGAGCCGTGAGGTGATCCAGCGACGGGTCGACGCCCGGGTCGGCCACTTCATGCCCGCCGACATGCTGGCGTCGCAGCTGGCGACGTGGGAGCCACTGACGAGTGGCGTGTCGGTGAACGTGGCGGGCACGGTCGACGAGACCGTCCAGAAGGCTCTCGCCGGACTCCGTCATTGA
- a CDS encoding EVE domain-containing protein, whose amino-acid sequence MAYWLMKSEPDCYSIDDLRAKGGPDVWEGCRNYTVRNFFRDAMSDGDLAFFYHSVADPTGVVGTMRVVGDAYPDPTQFDPQSEYYDPKAPADGTRWVTRDVVFVEKFPRCVTLAEMRTVSGLEEMLVLRKGQRLSVMPVTEAEWNIVCDLARRTP is encoded by the coding sequence ATGGCCTACTGGCTGATGAAGTCTGAGCCCGACTGCTACAGCATCGACGACCTCAGGGCCAAAGGTGGCCCCGACGTGTGGGAGGGTTGCCGCAACTACACGGTGCGCAACTTCTTCCGCGACGCGATGAGCGACGGCGACCTCGCGTTCTTCTATCACTCTGTCGCCGACCCGACCGGCGTCGTCGGGACCATGCGCGTCGTCGGGGACGCCTACCCCGACCCCACCCAGTTCGACCCCCAGAGCGAGTACTACGACCCTAAGGCCCCCGCCGACGGGACGCGGTGGGTCACCCGTGACGTGGTGTTCGTCGAGAAGTTTCCGCGCTGCGTGACCTTGGCCGAGATGAGGACGGTGTCCGGGCTCGAAGAGATGCTCGTGCTGCGTAAGGGCCAGCGCCTGAGCGTCATGCCCGTCACCGAGGCCGAGTGGAACATCGTCTGTGACCTGGCCCGCAGAACACCGTGA
- the ubiA gene encoding putative 4-hydroxybenzoate polyprenyltransferase → MAVAARGWKALQVYLEMIKFEHSVFALPFALTGMVWGSVASGTGGWPGWRVFLWIVVAMVSCRSAAMAYNRIVDRDVDAQNARTKSRAIPAGLLTLRQSSLFFYGSCAVFFLSAAMLNPLALLLSPVALGVTLFYSVTKRFTPLCHFVLGLSLGIAPSAAWIATTGSLALAPFVLTLAVLFWTAGFDIIYALQDDDFDRDAGLRSLPQTLGRRRALAVSRTCHVLAVGLLAWAASLAGASWPLWAGVAFAAALLGYEQSLVKPTDLSRVNMAFFTLNGFVSMGFFGFVLLDRWVGR, encoded by the coding sequence ATGGCCGTCGCCGCCCGCGGATGGAAGGCCCTCCAGGTCTACCTGGAGATGATCAAGTTCGAACACTCCGTGTTCGCGCTGCCCTTCGCCCTGACCGGCATGGTCTGGGGTTCGGTCGCCTCCGGGACGGGCGGTTGGCCGGGCTGGCGCGTCTTCCTGTGGATCGTCGTCGCGATGGTCAGTTGCCGTTCGGCGGCGATGGCCTACAACCGCATCGTCGACCGGGACGTTGACGCCCAGAACGCCCGCACCAAGTCGAGGGCGATCCCGGCGGGGCTTCTGACACTGCGTCAGTCGAGCCTCTTCTTCTACGGGTCGTGCGCGGTTTTCTTCCTGTCTGCCGCGATGCTCAACCCGCTGGCGCTCCTGCTGTCACCGGTCGCCCTTGGGGTCACCCTTTTCTATTCGGTGACCAAGCGGTTCACCCCGTTGTGCCACTTTGTCTTGGGCCTGTCGCTGGGGATCGCGCCTTCGGCGGCATGGATCGCCACGACGGGGTCGTTGGCTCTCGCTCCGTTCGTCCTCACCCTGGCCGTCCTGTTTTGGACGGCGGGCTTCGATATCATTTACGCCCTTCAGGACGACGACTTCGACCGCGACGCTGGCCTCCGTTCGTTGCCCCAGACGCTGGGCCGTCGGCGGGCCCTCGCGGTCAGCCGGACCTGCCATGTGCTGGCGGTCGGTCTGCTGGCGTGGGCTGCGTCCCTGGCCGGTGCGTCTTGGCCCTTGTGGGCCGGCGTCGCGTTTGCCGCGGCGCTCCTGGGTTACGAGCAGTCGCTGGTGAAGCCCACCGACCTCAGCCGGGTCAACATGGCCTTCTTCACGCTCAACGGTTTTGTGTCCATGGGCTTCTTCGGGTTCGTCTTGCTCGACCGGTGGGTCGGGCGTTGA
- a CDS encoding flagellar brake domain-containing protein, with protein sequence MRRRSKHHVLELAPHTKARLVGPKGVYRCYYVATEREGLVFSAPLQRDHYVPVQVGEPYMAQVPTTDGVLTFRTEVVSRDPVTHQFTVAHPSAVRRVERRAELRETVFDGIEAQINDEPAVLCDLSANGAKLVTQCDITAGESVRLVLPDGRGVCDGWALESIPGAWGSAVGRIVRVRFSEPLGGLRTMARS encoded by the coding sequence ATGCGCCGAAGAAGCAAGCACCATGTCCTGGAGCTGGCCCCCCACACGAAGGCCCGCCTTGTCGGCCCTAAAGGGGTGTACCGGTGCTACTACGTCGCCACCGAGCGTGAAGGCCTGGTGTTCAGCGCCCCTCTCCAGCGCGACCACTACGTCCCCGTCCAGGTCGGCGAGCCGTACATGGCCCAAGTCCCCACGACAGACGGCGTCCTCACCTTCCGCACCGAGGTCGTCTCCCGCGACCCAGTGACCCACCAGTTCACGGTGGCCCATCCCTCCGCCGTGCGCCGGGTGGAACGCCGTGCCGAACTCCGCGAGACCGTCTTTGACGGCATCGAGGCCCAGATCAACGACGAACCTGCCGTCCTGTGCGACCTCTCCGCCAACGGGGCCAAACTCGTCACCCAGTGCGACATCACCGCCGGTGAATCGGTGCGGCTTGTCCTGCCGGACGGCCGGGGCGTCTGCGACGGCTGGGCTCTGGAGTCTATTCCTGGCGCATGGGGCTCGGCGGTCGGGCGGATCGTCCGTGTCCGGTTCAGCGAGCCGCTCGGCGGCTTGCGGACCATGGCCCGCTCCTAG
- a CDS encoding tetratricopeptide repeat protein produces the protein MPTIECEACKTTNTLDSKFCRQCGQPMPEGAVDAAREEMLALVGDGRRLLADGRVPEALMIAESALEFDHDLIEGLALYGDCRERQERFSEAVESYERILELRPDSPLDRIRLGHLRKLALQKEIQVAEPRNKRQVLYLSGAVALVLVSVGIALTLPNNPPKTGDDQEQLLVSNADSGINAFETQAPVPDAPGPDARKAADTQAPRTEDQPLANYNVGTPTPSGVGAGSRALSFPNVPPLSVNPGPGFDPTRIAINPTTPPNTSAPATAPAESAKTPEPPAEPPRKAPPAVVEITASPGGTNQVNPEVAVTNMIRVARDLYLQGKFDRAADAYQKALKLGADKGSTNQRLAQCYEKLRKNEDAVAAYRRAIEAFEAQLKKEPDQRTERALAACKKALSILGG, from the coding sequence ATGCCCACGATCGAATGTGAGGCTTGCAAGACCACGAACACCCTGGACAGCAAGTTCTGCCGCCAGTGTGGCCAGCCCATGCCCGAAGGTGCCGTGGACGCCGCCCGGGAGGAAATGTTGGCGCTTGTCGGCGACGGACGCCGCCTCCTTGCCGACGGACGGGTCCCCGAAGCATTGATGATCGCCGAGTCGGCCCTTGAGTTCGACCACGACTTGATCGAGGGCCTGGCCCTGTATGGCGACTGCCGCGAGCGGCAAGAGCGATTTTCGGAGGCGGTCGAGAGCTACGAGCGGATCCTGGAGTTGCGGCCCGACTCACCGCTTGACCGCATCCGCCTGGGCCACTTGCGCAAGCTGGCCCTCCAGAAGGAGATCCAGGTCGCCGAGCCGCGCAACAAGCGGCAGGTGCTCTACCTGAGCGGGGCCGTCGCCCTCGTCCTCGTCTCGGTGGGGATCGCCCTGACCCTGCCCAACAACCCGCCGAAAACCGGTGACGACCAGGAGCAGCTTCTTGTCTCCAACGCCGACAGCGGGATCAACGCCTTTGAGACCCAAGCGCCGGTCCCGGACGCGCCCGGCCCCGACGCGCGCAAAGCCGCCGACACCCAGGCACCCCGGACGGAAGACCAGCCGCTGGCCAACTACAATGTCGGCACCCCGACCCCGTCGGGCGTCGGTGCCGGGTCCCGCGCCCTGAGTTTCCCCAACGTCCCTCCCCTGTCGGTCAATCCCGGCCCGGGATTTGACCCGACGCGGATCGCCATCAACCCGACGACGCCCCCCAACACCTCGGCCCCCGCCACCGCGCCGGCCGAATCCGCCAAGACGCCCGAGCCGCCCGCCGAACCTCCTCGGAAAGCCCCTCCGGCTGTGGTCGAGATCACCGCCAGCCCGGGCGGGACCAACCAGGTCAACCCCGAAGTCGCCGTCACCAATATGATCCGGGTGGCCCGTGACCTCTACCTCCAAGGGAAGTTCGACCGTGCCGCCGACGCCTATCAAAAGGCCCTGAAACTGGGCGCGGACAAAGGGAGCACGAACCAGCGTCTGGCCCAGTGCTACGAGAAGCTGCGCAAGAACGAGGACGCCGTGGCCGCCTATCGCCGCGCCATCGAAGCGTTCGAAGCCCAACTGAAGAAGGAACCCGACCAGCGCACTGAGCGGGCCTTGGCCGCGTGCAAGAAGGCGTTGTCCATCTTGGGAGGCTAA
- the gcvT gene encoding glycine cleavage system aminomethyltransferase GcvT: MSSQVTPLHAAHVATGARMVEFAGYDMPVQYTSVIAEAKAVRDSAGMFDVSHMARLSFRGAGTLEFLEHITTNDVAKLADGHGQYSILPNAQGGAVDDIIVYRDGPEAFRMVVNASNHEKDVDHMRQLLPAGVEMADHTGETAMIAVQGPTATAKLAALSNDPDGLTGKPFFGTMDVSVAGVHCFAARSGYTGEDGYELVCSAALAEKLWYELAGAGVMPCGLGARDVLRVEAGLPLYGHELGDDMSPLWAGLGWVVSKDKGFVGSAHYAAERERGPAKKLLGIKMDGKRIPPAGADVTVDGQVAGVVTSGVFSPMLNCGIGFALVGPGFKVGDACSVDVRGQAETAQFANKRFFKRA; the protein is encoded by the coding sequence ATGTCATCCCAGGTCACGCCGCTTCATGCCGCCCACGTGGCGACGGGGGCCCGCATGGTCGAGTTCGCCGGCTACGACATGCCGGTCCAGTACACGTCGGTCATCGCGGAGGCGAAGGCGGTGCGCGACAGCGCCGGCATGTTCGACGTCAGCCATATGGCGCGGCTGAGCTTCCGCGGGGCGGGCACCCTGGAGTTCCTGGAGCACATCACGACCAACGACGTCGCCAAGCTGGCCGACGGCCACGGTCAGTATTCGATCCTGCCCAACGCGCAGGGTGGGGCGGTGGACGACATCATCGTCTATCGGGACGGGCCGGAGGCGTTCCGCATGGTCGTCAACGCCAGCAACCACGAGAAGGACGTGGACCACATGCGTCAGTTGCTGCCTGCCGGTGTCGAAATGGCCGACCACACGGGCGAAACGGCGATGATCGCCGTCCAGGGCCCGACGGCGACCGCGAAACTGGCCGCGCTCTCCAACGACCCCGACGGCCTGACCGGTAAACCGTTCTTCGGCACCATGGACGTGTCCGTCGCCGGAGTCCACTGCTTCGCCGCCCGGAGCGGCTACACCGGCGAAGACGGCTATGAGTTGGTCTGCTCGGCGGCCCTTGCCGAGAAGCTGTGGTACGAGCTGGCCGGGGCCGGCGTCATGCCGTGCGGGCTCGGTGCGCGAGACGTTCTGCGGGTCGAGGCCGGTCTGCCCCTCTATGGCCACGAGTTGGGCGACGATATGTCGCCCTTGTGGGCCGGGCTTGGTTGGGTGGTCAGCAAGGACAAAGGGTTTGTCGGCTCCGCGCACTACGCCGCCGAACGGGAGCGTGGCCCCGCCAAAAAGCTCCTCGGGATCAAAATGGACGGGAAGCGCATTCCCCCTGCAGGCGCGGATGTGACCGTGGACGGCCAGGTGGCCGGGGTGGTGACCAGCGGGGTCTTCTCCCCCATGCTGAACTGTGGGATCGGTTTCGCCTTGGTCGGCCCAGGGTTCAAGGTCGGTGACGCTTGCTCGGTAGACGTGCGGGGTCAAGCCGAAACGGCACAATTTGCGAACAAACGGTTCTTCAAACGCGCCTAA
- the gnd gene encoding decarboxylating 6-phosphogluconate dehydrogenase, producing MADLQVGLVGLGKMGANMARRWAGGGVRVVAGDPSEAARQSVADVAEVHATLPELVASMAQPRVLWSMVPAGDPTQAVLDHLADLAAPGDVLVDGGNSDFRDTMKRAWVYGEKGLPLVDVGVSGGVWGLENGYCMMAGGTGEAVEKVRPLLEVLAPAPDTGWGHVGPSGSGHFSKMVHNGVEYGIMQALGEGFAILQAKKEFGYDLAQVAKVWQVGSVVRSWLLDLTAEALAEDQKLDNVAPVVADSGEGRWTLREAIDLGVPAPVVAAALMVRQASQGHGDYSNKLLAQMRHAFGGHAVTHE from the coding sequence GTGGCAGACCTTCAAGTCGGATTAGTCGGTTTGGGCAAGATGGGAGCGAACATGGCCCGACGTTGGGCGGGTGGCGGCGTGCGCGTCGTCGCGGGAGATCCCTCGGAAGCGGCCCGTCAGTCCGTCGCCGACGTGGCGGAAGTCCACGCGACTCTGCCCGAACTTGTCGCGTCAATGGCTCAGCCCCGCGTCCTTTGGTCAATGGTCCCCGCGGGCGACCCGACCCAGGCCGTGCTCGACCACTTGGCCGACCTCGCCGCGCCGGGTGACGTCCTTGTCGACGGGGGTAACAGCGACTTCCGCGACACGATGAAGCGGGCCTGGGTGTATGGCGAAAAGGGCCTTCCCCTGGTGGACGTCGGCGTCAGCGGTGGCGTCTGGGGGCTTGAGAACGGCTATTGCATGATGGCCGGGGGAACCGGTGAGGCGGTCGAGAAGGTCCGACCCCTGCTCGAAGTCCTCGCCCCGGCTCCCGACACCGGCTGGGGCCACGTCGGTCCCTCGGGGTCGGGCCACTTCAGCAAGATGGTGCACAACGGCGTCGAATACGGGATCATGCAGGCCCTTGGCGAAGGGTTCGCGATCCTCCAGGCCAAGAAGGAGTTCGGCTATGACCTCGCCCAAGTGGCCAAGGTCTGGCAGGTGGGTAGCGTCGTCCGGTCGTGGCTTCTCGATTTGACCGCCGAGGCCCTGGCCGAGGACCAAAAGCTGGACAACGTCGCCCCCGTCGTGGCCGACTCGGGAGAAGGGCGGTGGACGCTGCGCGAGGCGATCGACCTGGGTGTGCCCGCCCCGGTCGTCGCCGCCGCCCTGATGGTCCGCCAGGCCTCCCAGGGCCATGGCGACTACAGCAACAAACTCCTTGCCCAGATGCGCCACGCCTTCGGCGGCCATGCCGTCACCCACGAATGA